ACAAACCCACAAGGTTCAAAATGGGCTCCACATTATTTTCTTGTTGGGGCAATCACCTATTTACCCATTTTTTTACCCCTTTCTGAGCTGGaaccccaaaaaaaaaaattgacaaattgcccgcgcaaggcgcaagagaccttgcgaccttgcggcttgcgtccttgcgccttgcgtccttgcgtcctagTGTTAATAAATTAGGTCAAATAGTGAAAACAGACACCACATACACACACGCACACACCGAGAGACTGAGATCTTGCGACCTCTTTGCGACCGACGACGATTTTGAAGAACCTTGCACTTGCGACCCCCTTGCGACCCGTCTACCCTTGCGACCCTTCTTCTGAGAATCACCACTACATCACCACCTCTACCACCACCATCACCAGCACCACCACCATCAGTACATCTTCTccgccaccatcaccatcaccatcagcaCCACGATTGGCGTATTGAGaaaaaggaagagaaaaaaaaacTGACAAAAAACTCCATCAAGATGTCACAAGAACAGGTAAGTGTATCCTTTTAACTATTCTCGCTCGATTACTCATTTATTATGTCAAAATTTATTTATAAGTTTTGTTGCACACCAAGTGTTCGATGTAATGCTTCAACGAGCTTGGTGATGCAAAACTCACTTAAACTGTTGCAAGATTTGTTAAAGTTACAGTCTTTGGAAACTAACATATTATAAAAACtggaacacgattgtttaaggggcAAAAAACTAGAATCTGGTGTAGGCGCAAGGAAAGTCTTGCGTCCTTGCTCTTGTCCGAATTAGCTGGCGCAAGGaacgtcttgcgtccttgcgcctgtgtgATAAACCAGACACAAGGTGatacttgcgtccttgcgcctgtacTTTTTTGCTAAAAAACTGTCTGTTTCAGGGATATGTTGAGACGAAGTTGACAATGAAGAATATGTTGAATGTTATACCTCAACTAAAGGCATTAATGACTGAAAATCAACAAAAAAATTTTAGGGGTACTTGTTTTGGTCCTTGGCTAGATCTTTCTTACATGGGCAATGATCCGGGCcttgtacatgcaatgctccaaAGAAAGAGTGAGCGGCCGATAGGAATAGACGAAAAGTACCCAGCTGATGATGAGGAAATATGGTTTAGTTTCCGTCCGAATTTCAAAATTAGATTTAGTAGGCGGGAATTTTGTATCATCACGGGATTTAGGTTTAGTCGTCgcacggacatggcacattacattcCAAGAAGTTATGATGTAGAAACACCACCGATTAGACGACGTTGTTTCCCAAAACGTAAGGATAATGCAAACATTACAATTACCGATATCCAAAATCTTTTATataatggtgatgattttgtggttAGTGATGAAGATGTGGTGCGACTAGCCATTATTTTGATTGTGGAGAGAGCATTTATGGGTAAGCAAGGGATTCATGTGGTGAGCAAAAAATACCTATGGTTAGTCGAAGACTTTGCTAAATTGAATGACTACCCGTGGGGTAATCGTATTTGGGATGCCACTTACCCCGTAGTTAAAGATGGATTTCAAGCTCGGGAAAGTCAGTTAGAGGTCGGAAAGGGTTATACTTTGGCGGGTTTTGTGTGGTCATTTAAGGTAAAAATAAAAGTTTGGTAGATTTGGTTAATGTTACTACATTTGAATCGTATATTATTTAATTATGCGTCCTTATTTatttaacatcccgcctttttccgtttactttccgtttaactattcaaacttgagggactaaacttgccaagatgccaaagaggtgactaggtcaaagtggtcaaaccttccccatccattcattcatctcctaACTCTTTCAATACTTTCACTTTTTACTCTCAAATCtgcaaacaaagaatcatcatccaattcAAAGCTAGCAAGCATCatctcaaacaaattacatatttggaatccttgcaacttcctcttcgattcaataccgatttcattacatttgggtaactttctaaaatcactagatttcttgttcttgatgtttttaacttatgaaagtgttaattagtgtctatggctcaagactaacatgattatgtgtttgatttgctcgatttgttgttttgaagtaactagcatgaacttgtcaaatgggtgtgtttaatcttgagttttagatgatcaaatgttgtttaaatgttaaagttcatgttttaaatgtgttactagcatcactagcttcaatttggtatgtaggttggcatggattagcttcataaacataattgctaaatttgagattttgagttagggtttgatagaagtacaatgaacttttgatgcattgaatgctttgaaaTGTtattttgtaagtgtttagttgtattgtagatttaattaccttcgaaacggcatatcaaacatgtaaattggttgctcgAATCAtgaagtgcatttatgaacttgaagcattgaATGATGGACTTTCAATGATCATTCAATGTGGATTTGGGTGTCATAAATGTTTGGATTTGATTATAGTTATGTGTTTAGTTACAATTATCGTTAAAAtagctttccaacgatgtatgatatgcaTTCTTACTGTT
This genomic stretch from Rutidosis leptorrhynchoides isolate AG116_Rl617_1_P2 chromosome 11, CSIRO_AGI_Rlap_v1, whole genome shotgun sequence harbors:
- the LOC139876191 gene encoding uncharacterized protein, with translation MSQEQGYVETKLTMKNMLNVIPQLKALMTENQQKNFRGTCFGPWLDLSYMGNDPGLVHAMLQRKSERPIGIDEKYPADDEEIWFSFRPNFKIRFSRREFCIITGFRFSRRTDMAHYIPRSYDVETPPIRRRCFPKRKDNANITITDIQNLLYNGDDFVVSDEDVVRLAIILIVERAFMGKQGIHVVSKKYLWLVEDFAKLNDYPWGNRIWDATYPVVKDGFQARESQLEVGKGYTLAGFVWSFKVKIKVW